The window ttttttaaagaatctcTTATTTACGAATTGGTCAACAAAACCATTAAAAGGTTACAAGAGATGCCATATTTTATCTGCTCCGGTACACAGTTACTCATGTCAGTCTGCATCCACAGGTGTAATGGGAAAAACAACTGCACTGTGAGAGCAAGCAGCTCAGTGTTGGGCGACTCCTGTGATGGTACTTACAAGTACCTGGAGCTGGCTTACACATGTCAGAGTAAGTAGCTCAAGATCCACACAGTGTTCTTAACATGTAGCCTCTGTCAATCTAAAATGCACATGTTATGTAGTAAGGAtgtatttgttcttttatttgttttgtttgtttgtttgtttttttcaattttatgcaaaataagaaaatgaacaatTGTTGGAGATAAACTAACACAACATTTTGTGTTGTTAgtaaaaatctgttaaaatctGAGTTCAAATCTTTCATCTGTTCTTTTGCAGATCCTGTTGCTGCGTAAAAGGAGGAAATAGTATAgatacactgaataaaatacatttgattaaCTTTGGCTGATTTGATTGATTAGAAAAAAGGTTGTGTTCCTTTATGATTATGAGTAATGGCTCAAGAAATGTGAAGAACAGCCAAGCTTTGGTCACACAAATATTATCATACACTGTTTTAATTTCTTGGCCTGAATAAGAGACAATATTTTCTCCGGAAATTTAAGTTAGTTGATCTTGTTGGGACATCTTCAGTCCTAAACCCTGAGATTATgagggaaaaaagggagaaaaaagagcaaGGAAAATAATTCCATGTATTTTCCACGCAGAAATGAGAGAAGCAAACCAAAATCTCAACAAGAGTATTTACAAAGTGCATTGCTTTTACTGTATATAAGGCATCAGTATTCAGTAATACTGGTCTGTTGAAATATAGAccaaccccaccaccacccccacccctagATTACAGCACCATTTTACAGAGGAGGTACTTGATAAATTGTCCCATCACATCAGTAACTCATCAGCTCCATTTACTTATTTCAGTGCATCAATTCTGTACACATGAATCACTACATTTCTACCTACAGCTTAATGATTTGTGCAACATTCTCACTATGAACTGAGATATACTTCTGGTTTTCAACActatcacattttctttgaaatcctttaaatgtattttacaggaTACCAGATTTTCTATCAGGCAGCATCTGTACTTTTTCTTAAACTTAAATCTTACTGAGGACTCCCATGCAGATACACaggtaaatacatttttgtaatatgGTGAATTATATCAAGATCAAGGTCATCAGTTGtgtaattttctgtttgttcccCCCAACATTGAAGCCAACATGAAGGGCTGTTTCTGTGGAGTGTTATCAGTGATATTTGGCGAGTTGGACTCTACACATTGGGGAAGTTCTCATCAGTTCATGAAGTACACTGTCCTGAGATTGTTATTATTTAACTACAGTATCAAGACTTGGGACACGAGGTAGCTgaggacaaaacaaagacaagaacTTTGATTTGGATGTTGTCTCCTTTGTGCCAGTCAATGCCAAAGAAGTGGCACCATTAAAGAAGAGCCTGGAGTTCACGACCTTCAGCAGGACCTCCACTGGGTAGTGGTCACTGACCTCAAGCGCCTGACCACAGAAGAAACAGTTTTCAAACCTCAGCACACATTTAGTAAGACTAAGGGGATATTATAGAGCTTACACAGAGCAGGATTGAGGGTTTTATTTGGGGTTTCTGCATATTCTGCATATTCTCAatcacacatagacacacacagcccGTTACCTGCTCCTCTGTGAGTCCGTATTCCCTTTGGAAGTCAAATGGTTTGGCTGAAAGAGGCACAATTTCTCTGGCAAATTTCTCCCCATGCACAACGATCCTGTTGTAACACACAGAATGGACAGACCCAAACTTTACTGATGTGTACTCATCATATGAGGGCATGTGCAAGAGTTAAGGCCCGGTCACaccaaattttaaaaacagcataaGAGTTACAGGGATTAAAGGTTTTGCTCACTGGGCCCAGGTAAATGACACCAATCTTGTCACACCAAGATCAAGCTCTCAGCAGCAGGTACCTGGACGAGCATTATGACTGACAGCTCCCCAAACAGCTCACTGAGAATTgttctaacattttataaaccTGATCCTCATCAATCAGCAGTGAACACTGTGACTGGTGAGAGGCATACCAGGAGCAGTATGTGTTTATAGGTGAGCTGACCTGTCTGCTGAGACAGATAGAGAACAGGCAGTAATGTTtaagttgtgttgtgtttgtctctcattGTCATTGGCATAGCTTTCAGGCCAGCTGATTCATTCTCTCCTCTACACTGCCTGCTGATACTGTGGTTATGGGTTCCATCCACACTAGTCTCATAGAAATTTGGCACAACATACTCATTGCACACAGGGACAAACTAACAGCCACAGTGACAGCGCACTAGATACATCATCCTTCAGTTAGATCATTGGGACCTAATCAATAGATGTGTGATACTGAAATGCTCATAGACTGTAGTAAAAACTTCCTGTAATGACCAGTCCTTAAGGAGTGTGAGTTCACCTGTCATAGGTGCAGGAGGTGGTCGATCGCACAGTGGTGTCTATTTCATCTTCAATGAGCCAGGTAAGGCTCTTCTCTGTAATCAGGCGCACATGCTTCCTGTTCTTCTTAGCGAGGTAACCACAGTCAGCGTTGAAATCTCCAAGAAGCATCACATTCTgttcacatatacacatacacaacaacacCCACGGTTAGACGACAAAATCGTAACTGAAACTGGTTTCCATTAACATTCAGCAATATAAGCTTTTACCTCAGTTTTCCACATctttttaacatgttgcaaaacATCATACAGTGCATCAAGTTCCTTAGTGGTGTTGGTTGGAGTGGTGTGCTGAGGTATGAGGACAAACTCCTTTATAACTGAATACATAGATGgggtgggagagaggaagaatgcAGGTGTTTATATGCCTAAACAGCTCCATGGATCGATTTTTTTTAGATTGGGAACCTGAGTGTTGGAGAACTGACCTGCCTTTGGGGCTTTGAAGCGGACAACAAAAGGCTCTCTGGAGAAAGCATCAACATCTCCTGGTCGATCGTCAGGATACTGATACTGGCCAGTGACTGTCACTGTATCAGTCCTGCACACATTCAGAGTACAACCTACACATTACTGTCTGTCCTTAAAGTTTTAATAACTTTCTTGTACATCATTCTGCAAAGTGGCACaaatgtagacacacacacacaaacacagttcagctcacctgtaaacaaacacatactgcTCCTGGTATGATTCAGACCTGCCCAGCCTCTCACTGGCCACAGCATCATACTTATGTTTACTGTCATAGCTGAATATTGAagggacacagacagagaagaggatACATTGTTAGTACTACTGTTTGAGtcagctgtgtctctgtgtgaagaACAGTCAGGAATGacggttgtgtgtgtgtgtgtgtgtgtgtgtgtgtgtgtgtgtgtgcgtgtgagcaAGTGATTAGTTACCTGTTAAGGCTTGCAAGCAACTTTGGTAAAGCTTTTTCTTTACTGTCTCTCACTTCCtgaagcaaacacacatcacagcgAGTGATGATCTGGAACAGAAATCACAGCAGTGACAAGGTGATTTGCATTGTAACACATAGAAACAAATCACAGAGGAGAGTGAAAGAAGATtcagatttctgtctgttttttgcgTTTTAGTGATAACAGCtcacaaatgacatttttggtacTAATAAAATTCTAACTGGGTAAGTACAAATTGCTCTAAGAGAGTGTTGCATTTTGGG of the Lates calcarifer isolate ASB-BC8 unplaced genomic scaffold, TLL_Latcal_v3 _unitig_1243_quiver_1345, whole genome shotgun sequence genome contains:
- the LOC108887523 gene encoding deoxyribonuclease gamma gives rise to the protein MRSSFLLLLPFLMSVREAKGGSDFRVCAFNLQHFGDSKAKKTEVMQILTRIITRCDVCLLQEVRDSKEKALPKLLASLNSYDSKHKYDAVASERLGRSESYQEQYVFVYRTDTVTVTGQYQYPDDRPGDVDAFSREPFVVRFKAPKAVIKEFVLIPQHTTPTNTTKELDALYDVLQHVKKMWKTENVMLLGDFNADCGYLAKKNRKHVRLITEKSLTWLIEDEIDTTVRSTTSCTYDRIVVHGEKFAREIVPLSAKPFDFQREYGLTEEQALEVSDHYPVEVLLKVVNSRLFFNGATSLALTGTKETTSKSKFLSLFCPQLPRVPSLDTVVK